The Treponema phagedenis DNA segment TAGGGTTCCAATTTGTCTTTGTCCTCATCGCCGTTATGATACAATGTCCAGTGTTTGGCATTTACCCCGTTAAAAGCTTTTTTCAGCTCGGCGGAAGGATTGTTGAAAACTTTGGAATTCTCATCTCCGTCTAAATATATTACCGCCTTTCCCGGAGTGCTTTCATCTCTTTGCGGAAATGCTTCAAACACTGCCTTAAAAGCATCTGCGGTCAGTGTATTTTTGTAGCAGCGCAATGTGTTCAGCTTGGGTACGTTACTTATGTTTAACGATGTCAGTTGATTGTAACCGCAGAACAATATGGTCAGATTCGGCAGCCCGCTTACATCTAAAGACGGCATCTGATTTTTATAGCAGTACAGTGTGGTCAGCTTATTCAAACCCTTTACACTCAAAGAAGGGAGCTTATTGCCGTAGCAATACAGCGTGATCAAATTGTCCAAGCCGCTTACATTTAAAGATGTCAGTTGATTGTCTTGGCAATACAGTTCGGTCAAATTGGGCACAGCATTGAGTTCCAAAGCGTTAAGCTTGTTGTCATTGCAGTGCAGGATTTGTATACCCTTTCCCTTAATAACGATCTCTTTGTCGGAGTCTATACCGCTTATCGTTTGCGGAGTTCCGGTTCCCGGTACCTCGGAAAGGATTGCATCGCCGTGCAAAACCGTACAAGGGCTGCCGTCCATTGTTGTTACAGTAAGGGTAATACTGTTTCCTGAAGTTTTCATGGTAACAACAGACTTGGCTGGTGCAGCGGACGGGTTTTTGCTAACGGAACTGCATCCGCTAAAAGCTCCGGCTGCAAAAAGCACAACACTGATGAGAAGCAAGGTTCTCAAACCAAATTGTTTTTTGTTTTCTGTTTTGGCATTCATATAAATCGCCTCCTAAATAATTTTAAAACAGTATATCATGGTTTTTTATAAATTGTAAGTAAGATTTTGTGTAATTCATGGTGAGTGTGTGAAGAATAAAATAATTCTTTTGAGGGCTTTATAGATTAGCTTTTTCGCAAACTCGGCATTCGACAAAACTCAAGCCGCAATGCACGTAGCGAGTTACCGCAAAGGTTAAAATCGGTTTAAAAAACTACATTGTATTTTTCTGTTGTTTTTGATAAAATTGCGTTCGGAAAAATGATGAAAGACAGATTGGAAAATTTACGGAATCAGTGGAAACAAGTTGAGCTTGAGGTGCAAGATCCCGACTTGGTGAAAAACGTTGCACGCTATAAAGATGTGATGCGGCAACACGGATATCTTTCTAAGTTGATGGATGAGTATGATTTTTATTTGCAAACCGAAAAACAATTGCAGGAAGCACATGCGTTAATGCAGGAAGAGTCCGACCATGAATTAAAAGAAATGGCGCGGGAGGAAATGCACGCGCTTGAAAAACAGCTGGAACAAAGCGAAGCTGACTTAAAAATGTTGCTTATTCCGCCTGACCCGATGGAAGAAAAGAATATTATTATGGAAATTCGAGGCGGTACCGGCGGCGATGAAGCGGCTTTGTTTGCGGCGGATCTTTTTAAAATGTATACGCATTATGCAGAATCAAAGAATTGGACCTATGAAATTATGGACGCCAATGAAACCGAGCTGGGCGGATTTAAAGAGATTGTGTTTTCAATCTCCGGTAAATATGTTTACGGTAGCTTGCGGTATGAATCCGGAGTGCATCGAGTGCAGCGAGTGCCGGAAACCGAAGGCTCCGGGCGAATTCATACCAGTGCGGTTACGGTTGCGGTGCTGCCTGAAGCTGAAGAAACGGAAATCGTTATAAAACCGGAGGATTTGCGCGTAGATGTTATGCGCGCAGGAGGCCCCGGCGGACAAAGTGTTAATACTACCGATTCCGCTGTTCGACTTACGCATATTCCGACGGGAATGGTTGTTATTTGCCAAGACGAAAAAAGCCAAATTAAGAATAAAGCAAAAGCATTGCGGGTTTTACGCAGCCGCTTGTACGATTTGGAAGAGTCTAAAAAAAATCAGGAGCGAGCGCAAAATAGAAAATCGCAAGTAGGTTCCGGTGATCGATCGGAAAGAATCCGCACGTATAATTTTCCCCAAAACAGAGTGACCGATCATAGAATTAATTTAACGCTGTATAAGCTGGATGCTGTGCTGCAAGGCGATCTTGACGAGATTATTGAACCGCTCTGTATTGCCGCCCGTGAAGAAATGCTCAATGAGGCAAATACATAATAACGCTCGGTATATTCCTCCGGAGACCGGTATAGTTTAAAGACTTAAGTGTAGCGTTTTGTAATTAACTTCCGGTTATACAAATTGGAGCACCAACAATGAGGGACTGCGGATTTAAGCATTCCTATGGTAAATTGCTCGCCGTTGCTCAATTCCAAACGATGTTTAAAAGCATCAGCACTGTTTTGTAAAATTGAAGCTTTTAAACTCGTAGGCGAAACGAAGGTAGAAATTCCAAGGTTTCGCCTTTGCGCCGTGTCCAACTTTTGGGGGGAAGTACATTATACTAAGAAGCAGGGTGGTTAAAACAATTGCGGATGCTTTGGAATCGTTTTGTATTATTTTGTGCTGTTCAAAATGGACAGAACCGTTTTAAAGATTTAAGCATATTTGTCCGATAAGAAAATAAGAATAAATTCCGCTTTTAATGCATCATAATTTGACAGGACTTTTTATTAGTGGTATAGTATTCTGAAATTAAATTATATTCATTCGCAAAGCGAAAAGGGATTTTACTGTGGCTCGAACTCGAGGTTATAAACGTGCCGAAAATAATATTGTTCGTTCAATAACTGCTTTTTTTAAGAAAATAGGCAAATTTATTATTTCTGCTGTACTCAAATTTTTTAATGCCGGAAGAAAGAAGCTGACTATTATGGTCGTTCCTCATTCTCAAAAGAAAGTAATAAATTTTCAGACAAGTTTATTTTCACTCATTTTTGCAGCTTTTTTATTTATCGGCATAATCGGATCTTTTTTTTGGTTTTCTCATCAAGCTGTCGTTTCATCACGGTATCTGGCGAGCCTTAAAGAAGAAACAAAAAAAACACAGGCGAGTCTCGATTTATTGCGATCTGAAACGGATAATCTCTTAAAATCCGCAAAGAATTTTCAATCAACACTTTCTTCTACTTTTACTACACTTGGATTAAACACTTTTATACAAAAAAACAAGACAGAATCAGATGCAAATGACTTGTCAAAGCTTTTCACTATACAAGAGCAAGCGCAAGGCGCAATAAGAGAGTCTGCGGAATTACAACAAATGGCTGCATATTTGCAGGATGCCATTCAGCCTGTTCAGGAAATGGGGAAACTTTTAAATTCGCAGACAACTTTGTTTTCCGATATTCCGAGCCTTTGGCCTATTAAAGGCGGCATCGGGCATGTTTCAATGGGATTTGGGCAAAATAAGCATCCTTTTACGGGGCAGTGGTATGTACATAAAGGAATTGACCTTTCGACCTACCGCTATGGAGATCCTATTATTGCAACAGCGGATGGGCAGGTTGTTACGGTAGAATATGATTCAGGCTGGGGAAATTATGTTATTGTAAAACATAAACACGGATTTTATACTCGCTATGCTCATATGCAGTCATATAACGTTACCCGCGGCCAGCATGTACAGCAGGGGCAGGTTATCGGATATATAGGGGCAACGGGAGTCGCAACCGGTCCGCACCTCCATTATGAAGTACACATAGGATCCGATGTGGTTGACCCGAGAAAATATCTGAATATAAAGGCCGGCATGGAACGTTGATCATGGCAAAAGTTGAAGATATATCGATAAACACAATCATAGGTCCTGACTCGTTTATACACGGAGATGTCAATGTTCCCGGTTTTATTCGGGTAGATGGAGATATTGACGGCAGTATTAGTACAACCGGAAGAGTAATAATCGGTGAGAAAGCACGCATTCGCGGAAATATTGAAGCAAAGTCGGTTACAGTCGGCGGAATAGTACAGGGCGATATTATCGCTCCCGACAATGTTATCATTCTTTCTTCTGCGGTTATTATCGGAGCAGTCCTTACACAAAAAATTCGTATTGATGAAAATGTTTTGTTCAGCGGATTTTGTTTTGCAAAGCAAAATCGTGAAGCTTTTGATACAGCACTAAAAAATTATACTAACCAAAAAGCCCTACAAGCGTCCGGTTTAGCGCAAAAAAAATAAGGAGAATGGATGGCAAATAGAATCGATAATTCAAATTATACATCCTCACTTTCCGCTCATTTTCTTACTGCAGACGATATAAAACAAAAAAAAAACGAAAATAAAAAAACAGAAACAAAACAAAAATTAAGCTTTTTTCATTTACTTACTGATAACCAAGCTAAAGAAACTATTGTAAACCCTCAAGATGTTTTAAAAGATAAGACATACGAAGAAGCCATTATTTTTTTTCAAGATCAGGTACACTCCGCAGGAGATGCGTTAAAAGAATACCTTACGTTTGAAACAATTGCCGCGTACAAAAAAGCAGTTCAAAGCTTTGCGCAATTCGTTATAAAAAACAATTATACGGCAGAAACAAAAACCATTATCAAAATGAATAAAAAAACAGGAATGCCTGATACTATTCCCTTTACCAAAATAAAAGTTATTGATGAAAAATTGGATTCTTTTATTGCCGAACTTTTAACTAATCAAGCGGATCAGCTCAGGATTCTTCAAAAAACTGAAGAAATTTACGGATTGCTGATTGATTTAATTTCATAAGGATTATTATATGGAGTATATTCAAGACAATATAGATGATGAACTAAAAAATTTGGAAGATTCGGAAGATATTCAAGAAGATGATTCTGATGAGCCGAAAGAAACGTATGTATTTTCGGAACCCTTATATTTATTAAAACTCGACTATTCTCAAGAAACGTTTTACGCAACGAATCCGGAAACAAATATTGGAAGATCTGATTTTGTTATTGTTCCGACTCGTTACGGTGAAGATATAGCAAGAGTTATGGGAAGCGTAAAAAGCCCGATTAATTGTACCCCGCGCGATGTTGTGCAAATAATACGAAAGGCAACAGCGCATGATTTACAACGATTTGAAGAAAATAAAAAAAAGGAAGAAGAAGCAGAGCGTGTTTTTAAAGAGAAGGTTGAACTTCATCAATTTGAGATGAAATTTATCGGCTGCCACTATCTTTTGGAAGAGCCTAAACTGATTTTCTTTTTTAGTGCAGATACCAGAATTGATTTTAGAAAACTTGTAAGAGACCTTGTCTCTGTGTTTAGAGTAAGAATCGAACTTCGGCAAATCGGCGTAAGAGACGAATCAAGAATAACCGGAGGTTTGGGCAGTTGCGGCAGACCTTTTTGCTGTCACGCAATTAACGATAAATTTAAACCGGTTTCTATACGTATGGCAAAAGAGCAGGGGCTTTCTCTGAATTCTCTTAAAATATCCGGTCAATGCGGTCGGCTGCTTTGTTGCCTTGCATATGAGCATGACTGGTATAAAGAAGCAAAAAAGAACCTGCCCGAAGCGGGCGTCTCGTTTTATTATGATAATGCCATTTTTAAAATAATAGAAGTTAATCCTCTCACAGAAATAATAGTATTAGCCGGGGATGACGGTCGCGTTTTGAATATCCCGGCAAAACGACTGGAAAAAGAAAATGATAAATGGAGAATAAAAAATTAAATTTTCCTACATCTTTATTTTTTCTGTTGTTTTACCGATAATAAAGATGTATATTGCATATGTAATAGTTTTTTTAAACTACTTCATATATAGAGGTAGAAGAGGACAAAGATGAAAGATCTTGATTATTATAAATCTCAACCAAAGGCTGATACACACACACATCTAAACTTAAGCATGAGATATAAGCGATACAAAAAATGGTCAGGTATAACCATTCCGAATTTTCCCCGAAAAATGAAGGGACTTGATGAAATGCATGAAATTATCGCCGAATATACTCGTCCTCGTTGCAAAACAGCGCAGGATGTTCTTGATTTATTCATAATGTCAATTGAGGATGCAATTGAGGATAATGTTGTTGTCATGGAAACATCGGTTGATATTATGTTTATAAGACATTATCAGGAAGATTTAGATTTCCTCTTAAGTGATTTAACAAATTTAAAGAAAAAAAACAAGAAAAAAATTGACCTTCAATTTGAATTAGGTATTCCAAAAACACAAGATAGAAATTTTATTGCAAAATGGGCTGAACCGATGATGCAAAGCAAAGTTTTCAGCAATATTGACCTGTATGGTCCGGAAGTCTCCGAAGGCATTGAAGATTTTGTGTACCTGTTTAAGCTTGCCGAAAAATACGGGCTGAAAAAAAAGGCTCATGTAGGCGAATTTTCCGATGCAGAATCGGTGCAATACTTTGTAGAAACATTCAATCTTGATGAGGTTCAGCACGGAATAGGGGCAGCAAATGATGACTCCGTCCTTCAGTTTCTTGCTGATAGACAAATCCGCTGCAATGTTTGTCCGGCAAGCAACGTAATGCTCGGAGCGGTTAAAAGCTTGGAAACACATCCGATTAAAAAAATGATGGATGCGGGGGTTCCGATAGGTTTAGGAACAGATGACTTGCTCTTTTTTGGAAAAACAAACAGTGAGCAACTTTTTGATATGGTTTCCTGCGGACTGCTTACCGAATCGGATGCTGAAAAGATTCTTTCTGTTCGTTAACTGCTATCATTTTATTTATATATATTGAAATAACGTTCTGTAATTCATTCTCATTATACTAATCTGCGCATTAATAATAATGACTTGCGGATTTTCGGTATTCTTATGGTAAACTGCCACGGACAGCTGTGGTTTCACGCAGATAGGTTTGGTTTTGGCAAGGACGTCAAAATCAGAACCGTCTAAAGAAATAGTATTATCTGCTTGTTTATTTGCGGTTTTCGTTTTATATTTTGTTTTGCGAAGCTTTTGAGCGTCTCTTTTTTTTGTTTTGCGCATACGGTTTTGCCGTATAAAGGAGCGGTAAAAATTTTTAATGGAGTTTTATGTATGAAACGTACACAGCATGGTTTCTATATATTTTGTATTATAGTATTTGCGGGAACGCTGTTTCTGAGTTCTTGTAAAACCAAACCGCCTGCTGTTATTTCGGCTCCTGCTGAAATTGTAGAAATTGTAAAGGCGGAGATTCAAATTGCGGATAGGTTTCACATGTCGTATTGCGACCTTCCTTGCACGGTTTATTTTTCAGACGGCAGTGAGGAAAGTTTTACAACCGATGTGCGCGGAAAAATATATATTCCTATAAAAGCTGACGGCATAACGAAAGTGTCGTATAATTTTAAAAAGTATAAACGTAAAGAAGGGCGGTTGCTTGCAAAGAAGGATTTTAGCAATGTGAAGCTTCTGCAAATACCGCTTAATAGTGATATCCAGGATATTCCGCTTGATGTTCGTGCCGATGATCGCTGTTTAATTATTTTGAAAAACAGAGAATAGGCAGCCTTCGCTGTTAAAAGCAGCTGACTTATTATAAATCGTATTTTCCGCGATAGATGTTTTCATATAAAAAGCGTTTATCCTCTTCTTCTGCGGCAGTGAGACTGTAGCCGATAATTTCAACTTCGGGCAATTGCGTAATCGGTAGATAAAATTCAACCGATGCGGGGCTGACTGTAATATTGCGTTTTGGAAAGTGTAATCTGATGCTTTCAATTTGTTGTTTTTTTATTATCCTGCTGATTGTTTGCACTGATGCGGTAACCAGGCGGATATTATCGACAAATAAAAAAAGCATGCCTCTGTTTGTTTTTGCGGAAAAAAAAGATTGAGCGCTTTTTTCAAATTCTATTATTCGCAACAAGCTTGAAGCGGTGATTTTTTTTGCGGCATTCTTACGGAAGATGAGTTTTTTTACCGTTTCATTTAAACGTTTAGGATCGGAAAGAATCTCTTTTTGCGGAATAATATGATCGAGCGGCAATTCCGGGGCTGCAAAAGCTGAAAATTTAAGCGAAGTGTTTATATGTATTTCGGCAAAGGGAATATTATAGTCTGCAGTGCCCACATCATACTTATAAATTCGCTGAGCAAGGGAAAAAGACAGATATCTTTCTTTTTGCAAAGTATCGGTGTAAAAACAAAAACTTCTTTGCTTATGCGTAAAAATAACCGTAATGTTTTTTCCGAGTAAAAAAGGGATGCAGTTAAAATAAACAGTTTCGTTAATGATGCGGTATTGTTCTTTTTTAAGAACAAATAGCTCTGCTCCGCAGAGAATGGAAATTGGCGGAGTATCACGTTTAAATGTTTTTATAATATATTCTCTTTCAATTCTGTTGAGAGGCGTTTGCACGAAAGCCCCCTTTTACATCAAATTGAAAAAGTTTCCATAC contains these protein-coding regions:
- a CDS encoding adenosine deaminase codes for the protein MKDLDYYKSQPKADTHTHLNLSMRYKRYKKWSGITIPNFPRKMKGLDEMHEIIAEYTRPRCKTAQDVLDLFIMSIEDAIEDNVVVMETSVDIMFIRHYQEDLDFLLSDLTNLKKKNKKKIDLQFELGIPKTQDRNFIAKWAEPMMQSKVFSNIDLYGPEVSEGIEDFVYLFKLAEKYGLKKKAHVGEFSDAESVQYFVETFNLDEVQHGIGAANDDSVLQFLADRQIRCNVCPASNVMLGAVKSLETHPIKKMMDAGVPIGLGTDDLLFFGKTNSEQLFDMVSCGLLTESDAEKILSVR
- a CDS encoding YaaR family protein; its protein translation is MANRIDNSNYTSSLSAHFLTADDIKQKKNENKKTETKQKLSFFHLLTDNQAKETIVNPQDVLKDKTYEEAIIFFQDQVHSAGDALKEYLTFETIAAYKKAVQSFAQFVIKNNYTAETKTIIKMNKKTGMPDTIPFTKIKVIDEKLDSFIAELLTNQADQLRILQKTEEIYGLLIDLIS
- a CDS encoding M23 family metallopeptidase — encoded protein: MARTRGYKRAENNIVRSITAFFKKIGKFIISAVLKFFNAGRKKLTIMVVPHSQKKVINFQTSLFSLIFAAFLFIGIIGSFFWFSHQAVVSSRYLASLKEETKKTQASLDLLRSETDNLLKSAKNFQSTLSSTFTTLGLNTFIQKNKTESDANDLSKLFTIQEQAQGAIRESAELQQMAAYLQDAIQPVQEMGKLLNSQTTLFSDIPSLWPIKGGIGHVSMGFGQNKHPFTGQWYVHKGIDLSTYRYGDPIIATADGQVVTVEYDSGWGNYVIVKHKHGFYTRYAHMQSYNVTRGQHVQQGQVIGYIGATGVATGPHLHYEVHIGSDVVDPRKYLNIKAGMER
- the prfA gene encoding peptide chain release factor 1, with translation MKDRLENLRNQWKQVELEVQDPDLVKNVARYKDVMRQHGYLSKLMDEYDFYLQTEKQLQEAHALMQEESDHELKEMAREEMHALEKQLEQSEADLKMLLIPPDPMEEKNIIMEIRGGTGGDEAALFAADLFKMYTHYAESKNWTYEIMDANETELGGFKEIVFSISGKYVYGSLRYESGVHRVQRVPETEGSGRIHTSAVTVAVLPEAEETEIVIKPEDLRVDVMRAGGPGGQSVNTTDSAVRLTHIPTGMVVICQDEKSQIKNKAKALRVLRSRLYDLEESKKNQERAQNRKSQVGSGDRSERIRTYNFPQNRVTDHRINLTLYKLDAVLQGDLDEIIEPLCIAAREEMLNEANT
- a CDS encoding leucine-rich repeat domain-containing protein codes for the protein MNAKTENKKQFGLRTLLLISVVLFAAGAFSGCSSVSKNPSAAPAKSVVTMKTSGNSITLTVTTMDGSPCTVLHGDAILSEVPGTGTPQTISGIDSDKEIVIKGKGIQILHCNDNKLNALELNAVPNLTELYCQDNQLTSLNVSGLDNLITLYCYGNKLPSLSVKGLNKLTTLYCYKNQMPSLDVSGLPNLTILFCGYNQLTSLNISNVPKLNTLRCYKNTLTADAFKAVFEAFPQRDESTPGKAVIYLDGDENSKVFNNPSAELKKAFNGVNAKHWTLYHNGDEDKDKLEPYSGL
- a CDS encoding bactofilin family protein, encoding MAKVEDISINTIIGPDSFIHGDVNVPGFIRVDGDIDGSISTTGRVIIGEKARIRGNIEAKSVTVGGIVQGDIIAPDNVIILSSAVIIGAVLTQKIRIDENVLFSGFCFAKQNREAFDTALKNYTNQKALQASGLAQKK
- the ricT gene encoding regulatory iron-sulfur-containing complex subunit RicT, coding for MEYIQDNIDDELKNLEDSEDIQEDDSDEPKETYVFSEPLYLLKLDYSQETFYATNPETNIGRSDFVIVPTRYGEDIARVMGSVKSPINCTPRDVVQIIRKATAHDLQRFEENKKKEEEAERVFKEKVELHQFEMKFIGCHYLLEEPKLIFFFSADTRIDFRKLVRDLVSVFRVRIELRQIGVRDESRITGGLGSCGRPFCCHAINDKFKPVSIRMAKEQGLSLNSLKISGQCGRLLCCLAYEHDWYKEAKKNLPEAGVSFYYDNAIFKIIEVNPLTEIIVLAGDDGRVLNIPAKRLEKENDKWRIKN